One genomic region from Nitrososphaerota archaeon encodes:
- a CDS encoding methyltransferase domain-containing protein: MTGREKGGGVPVAADGGAVYSPAEDTLLLIDAVQGYAGERVLEIGVGSGAVIAELASRFGSAVGVDVDPAAVKTAKDRVASRGGVVDFVCGDSAKSFRGGVFDLVVFNPPYLPSSGIVEDRVVDGGRGGVEVSEAWFQEASRCLRREGRIVFLVSSLSDVEGLLEHVKELGFETRVLKHVRFFFEELSAVEASRSLLTASI; encoded by the coding sequence ATGACTGGTCGAGAAAAAGGGGGCGGTGTTCCTGTTGCTGCTGATGGTGGCGCGGTTTATTCTCCTGCCGAGGATACGCTTCTCCTGATAGATGCTGTTCAAGGATATGCTGGGGAGCGGGTTCTGGAGATAGGTGTTGGTTCCGGTGCGGTGATTGCTGAGCTGGCTTCAAGGTTCGGCTCGGCAGTAGGTGTTGATGTTGATCCTGCGGCAGTCAAGACTGCGAAAGACCGAGTTGCTTCTCGAGGCGGGGTTGTTGATTTTGTCTGCGGGGATTCGGCGAAGTCGTTTCGGGGAGGCGTGTTCGATCTTGTGGTGTTTAATCCGCCTTACCTGCCTTCAAGCGGGATTGTTGAGGACAGGGTGGTTGACGGTGGACGAGGCGGTGTTGAGGTTTCGGAGGCTTGGTTTCAAGAAGCTTCGAGATGTCTTCGGCGAGAGGGGCGAATAGTCTTCTTGGTCTCCAGTCTCTCGGATGTTGAGGGGTTGCTTGAGCATGTTAAGGAGCTGGGCTTTGAGACCCGCGTGTTGAAGCATGTTCGCTTCTTTTTTGAGGAGCTCTCTGCTGTTGAGGCGAGCCGCAGCCTGTTGACGGCATCAATTTGA